A stretch of DNA from Juglans microcarpa x Juglans regia isolate MS1-56 chromosome 5D, Jm3101_v1.0, whole genome shotgun sequence:
AGTTTTCAACTCCTCACTTGCTgccattctcctccacgcactgcttgaagccgcggcgttctcTTCGCTCCAGCGTCgtcgtcgcgccgccgtgaccaGCACTGCCTAGCCCATCGTCTTCCCCTCCCCCCGGCGACCACTTCCCTTCAGTTGCtgcctccctcgcgccgccattagccaccacgagctcctcaaagccgcggcattccttgcgccgttgcgccgccgccgcaccacctccggtcaccatttcttcaccacatcatcctcgacctcctagcaacccaaagtACCCATCTTTAGCTCCGATCCACCACCTgtgaagcacatccatcaacatttcgttttgggatttttggcctaaaaccgcctcctaggccgccacccacggcaaaccacctccaccactagcttcactgacatccctaagccctaccctgtcaattttgagtcttggtttgtctccgttcaaaagtgagtttttgagacccacggctacagtgtattttgcactgttacgttactgtgccgccacttctagcacccccgtgatctttcaaaaattatattatagcattgtaagtattttctcaaagaacttttgagatttaaatgtattttgcactaactcatatttactgtgaattggttggttgtgccggactgagtccgaggagtaagggggtcgattggattggattatgaagttgtttgtgtgattggattatgatgtgagatttattagCAGTTTCGGATtcaaatattggtgttttgagtttgacgttggttacggtggatattgacgattttagaaagtggtgatatattttgcaattatgaaggttttaagttttgagaaattaaaataggttatttagaagtttgggcttaaatatcgaaatatgtgattgattggaaacttacggatattacgtgattattttataagttacgatttatagtcgactcgacatttttgagaaaaatttttaaaaagttaagaattccaggtaagcggggttcttatgctaggttttatacgaattattgagactgaggttgaccttctgaaaactttgcatattttgtgatgaaatgaaaacttgagaaaaaccaacatcgatcgtttatttgcattactcatgaaatctgtacggaaaagagaaaatattttctgacatgcattgtgtagacatgagcaatatttgacatgtttctgaaatatgcaaaagagcgaatatgatatcattgagatatttttttttattacatgtgatatgaaatgatttgaatatgtttttgatcaaatggaaagaatatgaatatgtttcgcacatgttttgatatgatatggatatgataaactTTTGGCATATttatctgttctgaatctgattctgaatatggttctgatatgatgatactagttcacgtgatatggttggtaccaccatgatatgatatgattggtaccaccatgatatgatatgatatgatatgagtgcacccactttggaaacaaaatggtttttttacatattctttcctgtatgcacactcggggctccgagattaaAAAATGGGAAGTTCACCATATGATACTgcttggtttggccaccggggatagcacaaccctaccacggaggttaaacatggtatatgatatgatacgatatgacatgatacgatAAGATGAAGAGGTTcaattatgttatgccaaagcgattttgaatatgaaaatgatatttaatatgtacagttggtttttgaatatgaaaatggtttttgaatgtcaaaaaggtctttgattatgaaacGGATCTTTGAATATAAACAGTTGGatattgaatatgaaaatggtctttgaatatggaaagtgtctttaaatatgaacagttaatttttgagtctaaaaagtctgaaaagtcgctctgattttctgataacatgtttctgagatctgcatataaaaatataatgttttgtttctgcatactgaactttctgaaaaggctcatgcttgcacgctagtatatgttctctgcttactgagttgttgataactcaccccctcttatctccaatattttcagatgatttgaatattctagttgaggatcaagaatatggatCATAGGTAAGAGGAGTTAAGAATAGTGGTTTAAGTATAGGAGGTTTGcatgagtattgaggattttgttattcaGTAAGTTTGTTGCGTTCTGACGATATgaattgttgggaggttgatgtttttattaagactttgtattgtcttgaaTTAATTGTACTGAAGTATTTGATAtgaattaatgagtagtttgtaagatagagaaaaatttaattttgtactatgtggatgaaaaataatttttaacaatatgagttaactctccagatCTTCAGAGACGGGCGTTACAGAGCCACTAATTTGTATGAAATTGACATGACTGGTGGACGATGGATTGGATGGAAAGGGACCGATAAGCGATTCCCACGCGACCCCTTTTTACTTTCCGCCAAGCGCACAGCTTGATTCAGTACCTCAAAAAACTAATCGCGGAATCTAATTTTATGCCACCATTACCATTACCAAGTTGGGATTCTAATATATCTGTTGttctgtcattttattttatctctttcGAAAAAAGAGTCACTGAGGTTCAATCGTGACTGAAAGTGGATTCGGACGCAGAAATGTTGGGAACCTTTCTAGCTCATGCCATATGGACCAACCAAAAAAAGACACGAATGTTTTGTTCTCactttttataagttattttttatgggCAACTGGTGTTTATGGAGGCTCGACCTTGGACATGACACACCGTCCAATGACATGTATGTTTGAAAGTCAGATTATGCTTTCTTAACTATTGCAGAATGTTTTTATTCGTTTATGATAAGTTAAACTATTGTAGAATCTTTTAAAGCGAAAATGCCAATGAatgacataataaattattaagagATATAAAGTACCCTATACCGATTAATAACTCGTTATTAGATTTAAACCAAACAAGATAAACATGGCAAAATTACCACAGACGCCTGAGGAAATGAGTAgacaaaggaaaggaaatgagagagagagagagagagagagagagagagagagagagaggactaaTTACTTATTTTCAGTAGTAGAAACTATTCTAGAATTAGTACAACAACTTCAGCTGAAGATGACAAGACGCTCCCCGCAATTATTAATCAGTCCCATTTTCTGCAGAGCAATGGATGCAGAAACCAAATCTTGGGGGCTGTCACAGGCTTTTTGAAGCGGCAGATGCACAAACTTCTCAAATAAAAGTGGCTGGAAGAACCCTTGAAATCCCTTTAATCACATAATGTAAACTAACATTATTGGTATTAGCCACAAATTGACTATTGAAAGTATGAGAGGATTCATTAATTTCATACACGAGTAAGTTAAAGAATATTTTGAAGTACAACCATCTGCAGACAAATTTGATTCCTGATTACTCCCAAACACAATCTAGACCAGTTCTCAAAATCTTAATTTAACCAACCACTACAATAAATTGGTTCTATAGGATAATATAGAACCATATCTGTAAtgtcccaatggaaggcccaaaccacatggcctatactctaaaaggactaatcaatgatacaattggagccccattggaaccttataaagagtaagaatttcttctttccaagcaatgtgggatctcatacaccacctacccttatccatatcatatggggtatcacaatatcttatgtaaaaaaaattctatttatcagaAATGGATGACTGCTTAATTGATGACTCACAGGATAATATAGAACCATatctacctatcaaaaaaaaaaatatatatagatccaTATCTGATGtaaaagaaattctatttatcagaAAGGGATGAGGACTGCTTAATCATGCTTCTTTGTAACATTTCAAAATTAGCAACAATTCACATCATGATACATGTAAACGTGACCAAGTGCAGCATCAATGAACATATTTCCTACAACACATTGAGGCCATATTGCGAAGAATTGTAACTCAAATCTAGAGTAGAAAATCTTGATATAGAAAATCCATCTCCTAAGATGTACGAATCTGAAGCTAACCTTCTTAAAAATCACTGTCAGAGTGAAAGGTAACAGCCAAAACTTGAATCCACGGTTTTCCCCCTTTGAATAGGAGAGAAACTTTCAGTTCTCAGGATCAGTGAAAATAGGGCTATCAAGTTCACCCATACTTGCAGAAGCAAAAGACTCAAAAGATTCCAGCGTTGAGAGGGAAGAGGCAGTCTCATCCGAATCTGTCACAATCTCATCAGGCAGAATGATGTGATCTTCATCGACTTCAGATGTATCTGACCCAGGTTCTAATAATTTGTTTATTGCTGATTTAGCAGCTTCAACAAACCACTCATCCTCAGGGAGGGCACTAATGTGACATGGCACTTTTAGTTTCAAGTGAAAACAAGGGAGGAGGAGTGGGAAgggaattagagagagagagagagagagagagagattgaagcCTACCTTTGTGGGTCTATGCCTCTAGCAGAGAAGGTCCTAATTGCACGAGCAATTATGGCTGATGCATTCTGGTGAACATTCCGAGATGGGTAGCCAGCAAAACGTGCAATTTCAACAGTGAAGTGCATATCAAGAATTAACTGCCAAGACAAAGTCGATTTTCAGAGACAAAGCGCGGTCATTCAGCCATATCTATTTAGGATGATACAACCACTGCTTGCTATTCATGACATATATAGTCACCAAACTGCTTTCAATATAAGTGTCCCTCTCGTATTGTATCTGAATTTTTTAAGACGTTATTTTGCCAAATCTTTATTGTCTTGTACACATATCCCAAATCTTTATTAGTGCTCCATAGATAGATTGCCAACACTCACTTGAAacagaataactaaaaactgCAGAATTTAGTACTATAGACAAAAACTTAAATAGGAAGACTTTGGATGAACTTCAAGAGAACATCTTACTTATGCATTAATTGAAATGGATTCTATtcttatgtgtatatattaaagAATTTCACTGAAAAAAGTACAGGTTGGAAGGAAGCAAGTACCTGCTGCAACCCAAGTGGCTGAAGGGGAGTTGAATCATCCTCAAACACCCCCCAAAATTCTTGTTCATCAGACAACCATATTACAACTGTCTCTGTCAGCCTAGCTAGTAagattttttgtagtttgtCTTTTCCATGTAACACATCTTCAGCCACAGTAGACAACTGCTGCAGCTTAGCAAATAATGCCTGCAATAATAACACAAATCTCAGTATTGCCCCTACACAGGTTAATTGGCAGCACGATACACATACAATGTCTTACGGTTATATGCCTGGAAGCAAGAAAATGAAGACATGATGACAATATTCTGACTTTCatgaagagaaaaaagtaaaagtaaaatcGCAACCGCCCCCAACTCTTAAAGAAACTTATAGAGCATTTGTACTATACTGCTTAGAAGGATTTATCATTACGAGAATTTTGATATAGCTTGTGTCAACAATGCATATAGCTAcagaaactaaaaagaaaaataacaccATCATATGGAGAGCTTGGACACAAAATGGTTCAGTGTTGAAGGACCACAAAAAAGCACTCCAACATACGAGAAAGAGGATGACCTGAAATGGAAGTGAAGGCAGAGGGTCGGAGCCCCAGTACAGATCCTCCCCAGCATTCAAGTAAATTTGTGCATCTAATCGTGTTTTTCCTTCGCTTGCATAGATGAAACTCACAACATACTGCAGACAGAAGTGATCTTTAAGCTTGTCAAATGTGTGCTGAAGATGGCGCTTCCAATCCTTTAATTCTATTGTAGAGCCTGTACCAGGCACAACATTTTCAGCGGGTCCACTTTTTGGTTCATTGCTTTCATTCTGCCGCTTCCAAATAATCATTACAGCATTTGGTAACAGCTCATCTAAAATGGTAAATGCTATTCCCAAGATTGCCAGctgttctgaatctgtttcAGCTCTATAGGGTATTGCTTCTTTCAACTCTATAAAATTGTCATCGTCAGAGGGGCCTGATAGAGCTTTGATCAAAGCATCCATGTATTTATCAAACAGCTGTGAGATTTTACTTAATACATTTCCTCCAAAATGCATAATAGCCAAGGGGGTTAGCTGTTCCAATATATCCTGTAATGGATTTTTAGAGTCCAACATCACATTATAAATGAAATGCATGGGAAAGGAATTGATGTAACAAACTATTATATGCATCAAAGCATTAGAACAGAAGCCTAGTTTCACAAGCGCAACTATTACCTGCAGCAGGTCAAGAACTGCCTCAAAAATTTAATCAACTCAAGTTGAACCATAGGAATGCCAAACCTCACAGGGTCATTATCCAGTTATTGGTATCAAAATATAATCATATAGCCATGGACTCAAAGACCAAATTTCCCAAGAGTAGTAGGAAGTAAGCTTTAATGAATCATCTTAAGATGACTCATACTTCCTCTTGAAATTATGTTCTCGATTCTTCTTTCATAGAAAGGGAAACATTTGTCTGAAGTGACAAAGATGATATTGACATGGTCTATTTAGTGGATTGTGCTCTTTCCAGGTTGCGCCTGTTTTAAATTGTTCTCTCTAaccaaaacaagaaacaaaatagaaaaacaaaacaaaacaaaaaaacatgtgGTCCAAAATCAAGTAATGACTTAATTTATTAGGTAAAAATATGAGTGAAACTCATTGATACCATGTGCAATTTAATTTATGAAGCGCTTGCTGTGGTATGAGaacaaagataaatttattGCATCCAGATAGCCAAACCATATCGAAAGAGACCAACTTACTTCGACAATATACATAAATCTCATTCCGCTCTCAACAAGAATGCCCTCTGATGATGTTGCGAATGCAGACAATGAAGCTGCAGAGTGAGGTGAGAATAGACCCTCATCAAGTTCTACCAAATTGAAAAGTAATCTTCTGGCTCGTCTGAAATTCAACTCTAGAACTTCTTCAATGTAAGGTCGCAAAAGCACTAAAAGTAATTTTGACAGTTTCAGGCCTTGTGATTCCAACATGGAGCAGTAACTGAGACTAGCCTGAACACATATGCTAGCAGCTCGTAATGCAGAATCTGTCTCATAAGAAGGTCCATTCTCTTTCGCCAACCGtacaaaatattcaattttccACTCAGCCCATTGAACAATTCTGTTTGTATAAATAGGATCATCACCAAATATTGAAGCAGACTCCTTTATTGTCAGTGAAATCATTGAAAATACAAGTTTAGATAATGTAGCAGAAAATGTTTTTGGACAGACACGACACGAAGGAAGAAGAACCTCAATGTTCTTTTGGAGGCGCAACCCATTAGATTTTAGGAGTGAATGATGTGCCAGAGGACCTTTTCCAAGTTTAATTAAATCAGATAAGGCCTTCTTCATCTCCAGAGCACCAACAGAAGGCTGTTCAATAATTTGAACCAGTTGATCTTCAAGCattgcttttcttttcaaaaaagcAGATTTGTACTCTGACACTTCACCTACTGAATTATCTCCAGAGCCTTTCAGCTCTGAAGAATTTCTCTCTTCAGCATTTAAAGCCTCTAGTGCTTCTTCAACTTTGTGTTCGGCCAAGAGAACATCAACCttctccaaaaatattttcttatcatcatCCCTTTCACTTGCCAAGGGATCTTGAAG
This window harbors:
- the LOC121264338 gene encoding exocyst complex component EXO84C-like, yielding MESSEEDDEFPSIERIIPQSKVDSLYQSQTEKGIRKLCCELLDLKDAVENLCGNMHTKYLAFLRISEEAVEMEHELIELQKHISAQGILVQDLMTGVCRELEEWKQSNDENHEAQQDPDISELQDPLASERDDDKKIFLEKVDVLLAEHKVEEALEALNAEERNSSELKGSGDNSVGEVSEYKSAFLKRKAMLEDQLVQIIEQPSVGALEMKKALSDLIKLGKGPLAHHSLLKSNGLRLQKNIEVLLPSCRVCPKTFSATLSKLVFSMISLTIKESASIFGDDPIYTNRIVQWAEWKIEYFVRLAKENGPSYETDSALRAASICVQASLSYCSMLESQGLKLSKLLLVLLRPYIEEVLELNFRRARRLLFNLVELDEGLFSPHSAASLSAFATSSEGILVESGMRFMYIVEDILEQLTPLAIMHFGGNVLSKISQLFDKYMDALIKALSGPSDDDNFIELKEAIPYRAETDSEQLAILGIAFTILDELLPNAVMIIWKRQNESNEPKSGPAENVVPGTGSTIELKDWKRHLQHTFDKLKDHFCLQYVVSFIYASEGKTRLDAQIYLNAGEDLYWGSDPLPSLPFQALFAKLQQLSTVAEDVLHGKDKLQKILLARLTETVVIWLSDEQEFWGVFEDDSTPLQPLGLQQLILDMHFTVEIARFAGYPSRNVHQNASAIIARAIRTFSARGIDPQSALPEDEWFVEAAKSAINKLLEPGSDTSEVDEDHIILPDEIVTDSDETASSLSTLESFESFASASMGELDSPIFTDPEN